A genomic segment from Thermococcus sp. LS1 encodes:
- a CDS encoding Na+/H+ antiporter NhaC family protein produces MSDFGVLSLLPPLVAIGLAILTKRVLFALFFGVWVGGLLVAGGDPIGATTETLKWIVFNIASAWEEDGQVMTDLWNTRILLFDALIGAGVALIYKAGGMNAIAKAVTRKVKTSRAASLMAAIFGTIIFFDDYTNTIIVGNTMRPITDRARVSREFLAYADDSTAAPVAVLAVVSTWIGYELGLLKDAIASVGENISAYSAWFASWPYRFYPILAVILVYLVAATHRHYGPMLKAEYRARKEGKVLRDGAQPMMTTEVDVGMPIGGKESVWVFILPVLALVLMTFLGLWITGGGSAAYAEGGFQKVLSNADSTWALVWGSFSMVIVAMALVLAMRIMTLEDVEHTLVAGMKQMHFAMMILILAWSIKSACDAVGTADYIVRVASNVLSPGLVPFVIFVVAAFISFTTGTSWGTFAIMMPIAVPLSYQLSGSFGPIVYASIASVFAGGVFGDHCSPISDTTIMSSMFSGCDHIDHVNTQIPYALTAGVVGAVMLLLFAAGLRNGWVLLAIAVLLLVVLHRVLSEWYGRRAGIPHGKVPIYIVEES; encoded by the coding sequence ATGTCAGACTTTGGAGTGCTCTCACTCTTGCCGCCTCTGGTGGCTATAGGCTTGGCAATACTCACCAAAAGGGTCCTATTCGCTTTGTTTTTTGGAGTGTGGGTAGGTGGACTTCTGGTTGCAGGTGGAGATCCAATAGGTGCAACTACTGAAACACTGAAGTGGATAGTCTTCAACATAGCTTCAGCATGGGAAGAAGACGGCCAGGTCATGACCGATCTGTGGAACACTAGAATACTGTTGTTCGACGCACTCATTGGTGCCGGTGTCGCACTTATATACAAAGCGGGTGGAATGAACGCCATCGCCAAAGCCGTAACTCGGAAGGTCAAGACTAGCAGGGCCGCTTCATTGATGGCGGCTATCTTTGGTACCATAATATTCTTCGACGACTACACGAACACAATCATTGTCGGAAACACCATGAGGCCCATCACTGACAGGGCAAGAGTTTCAAGGGAGTTCCTGGCTTACGCTGACGATTCCACCGCCGCTCCGGTGGCAGTTCTGGCCGTGGTTTCAACGTGGATAGGCTACGAGCTTGGACTCCTAAAGGACGCCATAGCAAGTGTGGGCGAAAACATAAGCGCTTACTCGGCTTGGTTCGCGAGCTGGCCTTACAGGTTTTATCCAATCCTCGCGGTCATCCTTGTCTACCTTGTAGCAGCTACCCACAGGCACTACGGTCCGATGTTGAAGGCAGAGTACAGAGCCAGAAAGGAGGGTAAAGTGCTCCGCGACGGCGCCCAGCCGATGATGACCACCGAGGTCGATGTTGGAATGCCTATAGGGGGCAAGGAAAGCGTCTGGGTATTCATACTACCCGTCCTAGCACTGGTTCTCATGACCTTCCTCGGCCTGTGGATTACCGGAGGTGGAAGTGCTGCCTATGCAGAGGGAGGATTCCAGAAGGTTCTGTCGAATGCAGACTCGACGTGGGCCCTCGTGTGGGGTTCGTTCTCAATGGTCATAGTTGCAATGGCGCTCGTCTTGGCTATGAGGATAATGACCCTTGAAGATGTCGAGCACACCTTGGTCGCAGGAATGAAGCAGATGCATTTCGCCATGATGATACTCATCCTCGCGTGGAGCATCAAGAGTGCCTGCGACGCCGTCGGAACTGCTGACTACATAGTCAGGGTGGCCTCAAACGTGCTCTCCCCTGGACTGGTTCCCTTCGTCATCTTTGTGGTGGCAGCGTTCATATCGTTCACGACTGGAACGAGCTGGGGAACCTTCGCGATAATGATGCCTATAGCGGTTCCGCTCTCCTACCAGCTCAGCGGAAGCTTTGGCCCGATTGTTTACGCCAGCATTGCCTCAGTCTTTGCGGGTGGAGTATTTGGTGACCACTGCTCCCCGATCAGTGACACAACCATCATGAGCTCGATGTTCTCTGGCTGCGACCATATCGACCATGTGAACACTCAGATACCCTATGCCCTCACCGCAGGTGTCGTTGGTGCAGTGATGCTTCTGCTCTTCGCCGCCGGACTAAGGAACGGCTGGGTGCTACTGGCGATAGCGGTGCTCCTTCTTGTGGTGCTTCACCGTGTCCTCAGCGAGTGGTACGGCAGACGGGCGGGTATCCCACACGGCAAGGTTCCCATCTATATCGTAGAGGAAAGCTGA
- the thyX gene encoding FAD-dependent thymidylate synthase, translating to MGDGIKVRLVNYTKKPLETVTWAALISYWNEWETEAFERLGEKDVEMHLPRILGYGHESILEHAVLTFAIEGCSRVCSHQLVRHRIASYTQQSMRYIKINPRDVEETFVIPESVKRNPELYEKWKKLMRETIQLYEETYKAGIHQEDARFILPQAVRTKIVVTMNLRELKHFLGLRACERAQWEIRDVAWKMLEEIAKNEELRPIIRWAKLGPRCVQLGYCPEGELMPPGCWKRTREKWKEVALG from the coding sequence ATGGGGGATGGAATCAAGGTCAGGCTTGTCAATTATACGAAAAAACCCCTCGAAACTGTCACCTGGGCAGCACTGATAAGCTACTGGAACGAATGGGAAACGGAAGCTTTCGAGAGACTGGGCGAAAAAGACGTTGAGATGCATCTCCCCAGGATTCTCGGCTATGGTCACGAGTCGATTCTTGAACACGCGGTTCTGACGTTCGCGATAGAGGGCTGTTCTCGTGTGTGCAGCCATCAGCTTGTCCGCCACAGGATAGCTAGCTACACCCAGCAGTCTATGAGGTACATCAAGATAAATCCCAGGGATGTTGAAGAGACCTTTGTTATCCCGGAAAGCGTTAAGAGAAACCCAGAACTCTACGAGAAATGGAAGAAACTTATGAGGGAGACGATTCAACTATACGAGGAAACCTACAAAGCTGGGATCCACCAGGAGGACGCGCGCTTCATCCTTCCCCAGGCGGTGAGGACCAAAATCGTCGTAACCATGAACCTTCGCGAGCTAAAGCACTTCCTCGGCCTTAGAGCCTGTGAGCGGGCCCAGTGGGAGATAAGGGATGTCGCCTGGAAGATGCTGGAAGAGATCGCCAAGAACGAAGAGCTGAGGCCGATAATCAGGTGGGCCAAGCTCGGGCCGAGGTGCGTTCAGCTTGGCTACTGTCCCGAGGGCGAACTCATGCCGCCAGGCTGCTGGAAGAGGACGAGAGAGAAGTGGAAAGAAGTGGCTCTGGGGTGA
- a CDS encoding aldo/keto reductase, with the protein MKRVPVFNDLKRIGSDRVTAIGIGTWGIGGYESPDYSRDKESIEALKHGLELGINLIDTAEFYGAGHSEELVREAIREFERDDIFIISKVWPTNFGYESAKKAARASAKRLGTYIDLYLLHWPSDSFEKIRKTLHALEELVDEGLIRYIGVSNFDLELLKRSQEVMRKYEIAANEVKYSLRDRWPETSGLLDYMKREKIALIAYTPLEKGSLARNECLAKIGERYGKTAAQVALNYLIWEDNVIAIPKAGSKAHLEENFGAMGWRLSKEDREKARRCV; encoded by the coding sequence GTGAAGAGAGTTCCGGTTTTTAACGACCTCAAGAGGATAGGAAGTGACAGAGTTACTGCTATAGGCATAGGTACGTGGGGCATCGGCGGCTACGAGAGCCCTGATTACTCGCGAGATAAGGAGAGCATCGAAGCTCTCAAGCATGGTCTCGAGCTGGGCATCAACCTCATTGACACGGCGGAGTTCTACGGTGCCGGTCACAGCGAGGAGCTAGTGAGAGAAGCGATAAGGGAGTTTGAGAGGGACGATATATTTATCATCAGCAAAGTATGGCCGACGAACTTCGGATACGAAAGCGCGAAGAAGGCCGCCAGAGCGAGCGCCAAGAGACTCGGCACCTACATAGACCTCTACCTTCTCCACTGGCCCAGCGACAGCTTTGAGAAAATCAGGAAGACGCTTCACGCCTTGGAGGAGCTCGTTGATGAAGGATTAATCCGCTACATAGGAGTGAGCAACTTCGACCTTGAACTTCTCAAGCGCTCCCAGGAAGTCATGAGGAAGTACGAGATAGCCGCCAACGAGGTGAAGTACTCCCTCAGAGACCGCTGGCCAGAGACAAGCGGCCTGCTCGACTACATGAAGCGCGAGAAGATTGCCCTGATAGCCTACACGCCGCTCGAGAAGGGTTCCCTCGCAAGGAACGAGTGCCTGGCAAAAATTGGTGAGAGATATGGAAAAACCGCCGCTCAGGTCGCTCTGAACTACCTCATCTGGGAGGATAACGTCATAGCCATCCCGAAGGCCGGGAGTAAAGCCCACCTTGAAGAGAACTTTGGAGCCATGGGCTGGAGGCTCTCGAAGGAAGACCGTGAAAAGGCCCGGAGGTGCGTCTGA
- a CDS encoding ACT domain-containing protein, with the protein MSDERRSITDVIREEIMRRPFVRECMSLGIVNYSALARLLAEELDLDSSIPAIKMALIRLGEELKKEKSLLEGRVREVIGNSIIELQSDVSVITVSKESITGVIKDISEIMSESRFFQLTQGRETFTIVIASEDEEKVCHLVGETVSILRDQTALTIISPGRIIETPGVVTFMTSALSSNGINITQVISCYKDTIFVIDRKDAPRAYQILEELIRRMR; encoded by the coding sequence ATGAGTGATGAGAGGAGGAGTATAACCGACGTTATACGGGAAGAGATAATGAGGAGGCCCTTTGTGAGGGAGTGCATGAGCTTGGGAATTGTTAACTATAGCGCCCTTGCGAGACTTCTTGCTGAGGAGCTTGATCTTGATTCTTCGATTCCTGCCATTAAAATGGCACTGATAAGACTCGGCGAAGAGCTCAAAAAAGAAAAATCCCTCTTGGAAGGCAGGGTTAGGGAGGTTATCGGGAACAGCATCATAGAGTTACAGTCAGATGTGAGCGTGATAACGGTTTCAAAGGAGAGCATTACAGGAGTTATAAAAGATATCTCCGAGATAATGAGTGAGTCACGATTCTTCCAACTGACCCAAGGGAGAGAAACATTTACAATCGTTATTGCAAGTGAAGATGAGGAAAAAGTGTGTCACTTGGTGGGAGAAACCGTCAGCATACTGAGGGATCAAACGGCACTCACCATAATAAGCCCAGGGAGAATAATTGAAACTCCTGGTGTAGTGACCTTCATGACATCAGCACTCTCATCAAACGGGATAAATATAACTCAAGTGATTTCCTGCTACAAAGACACGATCTTTGTAATTGACCGAAAAGACGCCCCAAGGGCATACCAAATTCTGGAAGAGCTGATAAGAAGGATGCGGTAA
- a CDS encoding aldehyde ferredoxin oxidoreductase family protein produces MYGYHNRIARVNLSKGKVTYEKLDDETIRKFIGGKGLGYYIIYREVPPGTDPLSPSNKLVFAPGGMTGLVPGSSKVIAVSKSPETGLISDSSGGDAFGPKLKGHFDALIIEGKAEEPVYLYIHDGEVEIRDAKGLWGRGTYEVAKEIWKEHPKASMAMIGPAGEKTARIANIIYDTERASGRGGLGAVMGSKNLKAVVVEPGEKPKVANPEEYKKLWESFYNEFATNPKYGHTRNYGTTDALRSSASLGMSPAYNFSRPYIPDELASKLAGDEVKKYEIEPEWYIHGKSCPIKCARYVEVEYKGRRIRVKPEYESIAMLGAATGVFNFPAVAYFNWLANNLGLDSIAAGNTIAWLFEMVERGLIGEDEIGFPVKGWGDEEAEERLLRLMAERKGIGAILADGVKRACERLGRGCEFAVHVKGMESPAWDPRGRRTYALSYATADVGASHLRGWPRPHQLPNQGPAKELVPSLIEGRDESYITDMLGVCKFVPYRMEDLARLYSIVTGEEWTVERLRKVAQAVESIARIHDALDWVTPPYDDTIPPRWWEPEPEGPAEGNAAFIDYNDFLEARREFYRLRGWHEELGVPLPETMEELGYPEFKEDAERALETVRKRMDFSRP; encoded by the coding sequence ATGTATGGCTACCACAACAGGATAGCACGCGTGAACCTGAGTAAAGGTAAAGTAACCTATGAGAAGCTCGACGACGAGACGATTAGAAAGTTCATAGGAGGAAAGGGGCTTGGCTACTACATCATCTACCGGGAGGTTCCGCCGGGAACCGATCCGCTCAGCCCGTCGAACAAGCTCGTCTTCGCTCCAGGAGGAATGACAGGCTTAGTCCCGGGCTCGAGTAAGGTCATAGCCGTGAGCAAGAGCCCCGAGACTGGGTTAATAAGCGACTCCAGCGGTGGAGACGCCTTCGGGCCCAAGCTCAAGGGCCATTTCGATGCCCTGATAATCGAGGGGAAGGCGGAAGAGCCAGTCTACCTCTACATCCATGATGGCGAGGTCGAGATAAGGGACGCTAAAGGCCTATGGGGCAGGGGAACCTACGAAGTTGCTAAGGAAATCTGGAAGGAGCACCCAAAGGCCAGCATGGCCATGATAGGGCCAGCTGGAGAAAAAACTGCCAGGATAGCGAACATAATCTACGACACCGAGAGGGCCAGTGGAAGGGGCGGTCTTGGAGCGGTCATGGGCAGCAAGAACCTCAAAGCCGTTGTAGTTGAGCCCGGCGAGAAGCCGAAGGTGGCCAATCCGGAGGAGTACAAGAAGCTCTGGGAGAGCTTTTACAACGAGTTCGCCACCAATCCGAAGTACGGGCACACGAGGAACTACGGAACCACCGATGCCCTCAGGAGCTCGGCGAGCCTCGGCATGAGTCCTGCCTACAACTTCTCGAGGCCTTACATCCCGGACGAGCTGGCGAGCAAATTAGCGGGCGACGAGGTCAAGAAGTACGAGATCGAGCCGGAGTGGTACATCCACGGCAAGAGCTGTCCGATAAAGTGCGCTCGCTACGTTGAGGTCGAATATAAGGGGAGGAGAATCCGCGTAAAGCCAGAATACGAGAGCATAGCCATGCTCGGAGCAGCAACAGGAGTCTTCAACTTCCCAGCTGTTGCGTACTTCAACTGGCTTGCCAACAACCTTGGGCTGGACAGCATCGCCGCTGGAAATACCATAGCCTGGCTCTTCGAGATGGTCGAGAGGGGCCTAATCGGCGAGGACGAGATAGGCTTCCCCGTTAAAGGCTGGGGTGACGAAGAGGCCGAAGAAAGACTTCTCAGGCTCATGGCCGAGAGGAAGGGCATCGGTGCGATCCTTGCCGATGGAGTAAAGCGCGCCTGCGAAAGGCTCGGAAGGGGCTGCGAGTTTGCAGTCCACGTCAAGGGCATGGAGTCACCGGCCTGGGACCCGCGTGGAAGGAGAACCTACGCCCTGAGCTACGCCACAGCCGACGTCGGAGCGAGCCACTTGAGGGGCTGGCCAAGGCCGCATCAGCTGCCCAACCAGGGGCCAGCTAAGGAGCTCGTGCCGTCCCTTATCGAGGGCAGGGACGAGAGCTACATCACCGACATGCTCGGTGTCTGTAAGTTTGTGCCCTACAGGATGGAAGACCTAGCGAGGCTCTACAGCATCGTCACTGGCGAGGAGTGGACGGTCGAGAGGCTGAGGAAAGTTGCCCAAGCGGTGGAGAGCATCGCCAGAATCCACGACGCCCTCGACTGGGTCACGCCGCCGTACGACGACACCATACCGCCGCGCTGGTGGGAGCCTGAGCCAGAGGGGCCAGCGGAAGGCAACGCGGCCTTCATTGATTACAACGACTTTCTTGAGGCCAGAAGGGAGTTCTACAGGCTGAGAGGCTGGCACGAGGAGCTTGGCGTCCCGCTACCTGAGACGATGGAAGAGCTTGGCTATCCTGAGTTCAAGGAAGATGCGGAAAGGGCCCTTGAGACGGTGAGGAAAAGGATGGACTTCAGCCGGCCTTGA
- a CDS encoding 2,3-bisphosphoglycerate-independent phosphoglycerate mutase, producing MKRKGLLIILDGLGDRPIKEFSGKTPLEYANTPNMDRLAKMGILGQQDPIKPGQPAGSDTAHLSIFGYDPYKVYRGRGFLEALGVGLDLDEDDLAFRVNFATIENGIITDRRAGRISTEEAHELAKAIQENVKLPVDFIFVGATGHRAVLVLKGMAAGYRVGENDPHEAGKPPHEFTYEDDESKKVAEILKEFVRQAHEVLEKHPINEKRRKEGKPVANYLLVRGAGTYPDIPMKFTEQWKVKAAAVVAVSLVKGVARAIGFDIYTPEGATGEYNTDAIAKAKKVVELLKDYDFVFLHFKPTDAAGHDNNPKLKAQMVEKADEMIGYIIDNIDLEEVVIAITGDHSTPCEVMNHSGDPVPLLIAGGGVRADHTEAFGERECMRGGIGRVKGHDIVSMMMDLMNRSEKFGA from the coding sequence ATGAAGAGGAAGGGACTTCTGATAATCCTCGATGGCCTCGGAGACAGACCAATCAAAGAGTTCAGTGGAAAGACCCCGCTTGAGTACGCTAATACACCGAACATGGACAGGCTCGCCAAGATGGGAATCCTTGGCCAGCAGGACCCGATAAAGCCGGGCCAGCCAGCCGGCAGCGACACCGCTCACCTCTCGATATTTGGCTACGATCCATACAAGGTATACCGCGGCAGGGGTTTCCTCGAGGCGCTGGGAGTTGGCCTCGACCTTGACGAGGACGACCTCGCTTTCAGGGTTAACTTCGCCACCATCGAGAACGGCATCATCACCGACAGGAGAGCCGGAAGAATAAGCACGGAGGAAGCCCACGAGCTCGCCAAGGCCATTCAGGAGAACGTCAAACTGCCTGTTGACTTCATCTTCGTTGGGGCGACCGGCCACAGGGCCGTTCTGGTGCTCAAGGGCATGGCCGCCGGCTATAGAGTCGGCGAGAACGACCCCCACGAGGCCGGAAAGCCGCCCCATGAGTTCACCTACGAGGATGATGAGAGCAAGAAGGTGGCAGAAATCCTCAAGGAGTTCGTGAGGCAGGCCCACGAGGTTCTCGAAAAGCACCCGATAAACGAGAAGAGGAGGAAAGAGGGCAAGCCGGTAGCGAACTACCTCCTCGTCAGGGGCGCGGGAACTTATCCGGACATACCGATGAAGTTCACCGAGCAGTGGAAGGTTAAGGCCGCGGCAGTCGTCGCCGTCTCCCTCGTCAAGGGCGTCGCAAGGGCGATAGGCTTTGACATATACACGCCCGAAGGAGCGACCGGAGAATACAACACCGATGCGATAGCCAAAGCCAAGAAGGTCGTTGAACTCCTCAAGGACTACGACTTCGTGTTCCTCCACTTCAAACCTACCGATGCTGCCGGCCACGACAACAACCCGAAGCTCAAGGCTCAAATGGTAGAGAAGGCCGACGAGATGATAGGCTACATCATCGACAACATCGATCTCGAGGAGGTTGTCATAGCAATAACCGGCGACCACTCAACTCCATGCGAGGTTATGAATCATAGCGGCGACCCGGTTCCGCTCCTCATCGCCGGCGGTGGCGTCAGGGCCGACCACACTGAGGCCTTCGGCGAGCGCGAGTGCATGCGCGGTGGAATAGGCAGGGTGAAGGGTCACGACATAGTGTCTATGATGATGGATCTCATGAACCGCTCCGAGAAGTTCGGAGCCTGA
- the argF gene encoding ornithine carbamoyltransferase: MVVSLAGRDILCLQDFTREEIETILKTAEMMKIWNKIGKPHRVLEGKTLAMIFQKPSTRTRISFEVGIYQLGGYGLYLNANDLQLRRGETIADTARVLSRYVDGIMARVFDHQDVVDLAKYADVPVINGLSDFSHPCQALADYQTILEKKGRIAGLKIVYVGDGNNMAHSLMIAGTKLGAHVVVATPEGYEPDERVIKWAEQNAAESGGSFELLHDPVKAVKDADVIYTDVWASMGQEAEAEERRKVFMPFQVNKELVKHAKPDYIFMHCLPAHRGEEVTDDVIDGPNSVVFDQAENRLHAQKAAMALVMGGIKV, from the coding sequence ATGGTGGTTAGCTTAGCTGGAAGAGATATTCTCTGCCTCCAGGACTTCACGAGGGAGGAGATTGAGACCATTCTCAAAACCGCCGAAATGATGAAGATATGGAACAAGATCGGCAAGCCGCACCGCGTTCTTGAGGGCAAGACCCTCGCCATGATATTCCAGAAGCCCTCGACCAGGACGAGGATTTCCTTCGAGGTTGGAATCTACCAGCTCGGCGGCTACGGTCTCTACCTCAACGCCAACGACCTCCAGCTGAGGAGGGGCGAGACCATAGCCGACACCGCGCGCGTTCTCAGCCGCTATGTGGACGGAATAATGGCCCGTGTTTTCGACCACCAGGACGTCGTTGACCTCGCCAAGTACGCGGATGTTCCGGTCATCAACGGTCTCTCCGACTTCAGCCACCCCTGCCAGGCTCTGGCCGATTATCAGACTATTCTCGAGAAGAAAGGCCGCATAGCGGGCCTCAAGATTGTCTACGTCGGCGATGGTAACAACATGGCCCACTCCCTCATGATAGCCGGAACCAAGCTTGGTGCTCACGTCGTCGTTGCAACTCCAGAGGGCTACGAGCCAGACGAGAGGGTCATCAAGTGGGCCGAACAGAACGCGGCCGAGAGCGGCGGCTCGTTTGAGCTCCTCCACGACCCGGTCAAGGCCGTTAAGGACGCCGATGTTATCTACACCGACGTCTGGGCCAGCATGGGGCAGGAGGCCGAGGCCGAGGAGAGGAGGAAGGTCTTCATGCCGTTCCAGGTCAACAAGGAGCTCGTCAAACACGCCAAGCCGGATTACATATTCATGCACTGCCTCCCGGCCCACAGGGGAGAGGAAGTTACTGACGACGTCATCGACGGCCCCAACAGCGTCGTCTTCGACCAGGCCGAGAACCGCTTACACGCCCAGAAGGCCGCGATGGCCCTGGTTATGGGCGGAATTAAGGTTTGA
- a CDS encoding tRNA-binding protein, producing the protein MWDTSKDYRLLVAEKSVELFLKTIEGAKFKGKWDKKKAIQLAKEMIPEIQAMRYSYIEPKELIETPQMQALKEKANGIIEALGGDDWHHKFLSLADKSEREKVEEAVAKIRFFLNTILNLDKRLALGKINDPVIAVDIRVGEVMSVGKHPNADRLLVTNVNIGERAITVVTNDLTVKEGNRVAVALLPPANFRGIVSEGMFLGAGEGVLKDVKGEIGGLPKGIPLEAFNETRNLVEAFLKG; encoded by the coding sequence ATGTGGGACACGAGCAAGGACTACCGCTTACTGGTGGCGGAGAAGAGCGTGGAGCTGTTCCTGAAGACGATTGAGGGAGCAAAGTTCAAGGGCAAGTGGGACAAGAAGAAGGCCATCCAGCTTGCCAAGGAGATGATCCCTGAGATACAGGCCATGCGCTACTCCTACATCGAGCCGAAGGAACTCATAGAGACGCCGCAGATGCAGGCTCTGAAGGAGAAGGCCAATGGCATAATCGAGGCTCTTGGTGGAGACGACTGGCACCACAAGTTCCTCAGCCTGGCCGACAAGAGCGAGCGCGAGAAGGTTGAGGAGGCTGTGGCAAAAATCAGGTTTTTCCTCAACACTATCCTCAACCTTGACAAGCGCCTAGCATTAGGTAAGATAAACGATCCGGTCATAGCGGTGGACATAAGGGTCGGCGAGGTCATGAGCGTCGGGAAGCACCCCAACGCGGACAGGCTTTTGGTTACGAACGTCAACATCGGCGAGAGGGCAATAACTGTGGTCACCAACGACCTCACCGTTAAGGAGGGCAACCGCGTTGCCGTTGCCCTGCTCCCACCGGCGAACTTCCGCGGAATAGTCAGCGAGGGGATGTTCCTCGGCGCTGGCGAGGGCGTCCTCAAGGACGTCAAGGGAGAGATCGGCGGCCTGCCAAAGGGAATCCCGCTCGAGGCATTCAACGAGACAAGGAACCTTGTAGAGGCGTTTTTGAAGGGGTGA
- a CDS encoding HIT domain-containing protein: MKVLWAPWRIEYIRSPKHDGCIFCDFPKENRDRERLILYRGKHSFIIMNNYPYNPGHVMIAPYRHVGKWEELTDEELLEIMKLSQIMIKALKKAMDPHGFNMGVNIGRVAGAGIDDHVHLHIVPRWNGDTNFMPVIADTKVIPESLEEAYDELKKALEEVLREEEKP; the protein is encoded by the coding sequence ATGAAAGTCCTGTGGGCACCCTGGAGGATAGAGTACATACGCTCACCCAAGCATGATGGATGTATATTCTGCGACTTCCCGAAGGAGAACCGCGACAGGGAGAGGCTCATACTCTACCGCGGAAAGCACAGCTTCATAATAATGAACAACTACCCCTACAATCCGGGTCACGTCATGATCGCTCCTTACAGGCATGTCGGAAAGTGGGAAGAGCTAACAGATGAGGAGCTCCTCGAGATTATGAAGCTCTCCCAGATCATGATAAAGGCCCTGAAGAAAGCTATGGATCCCCACGGTTTCAACATGGGCGTGAACATTGGCCGCGTTGCAGGGGCGGGCATAGATGACCACGTGCACCTCCACATCGTGCCGAGGTGGAACGGTGATACGAACTTCATGCCCGTCATAGCTGACACTAAAGTAATTCCAGAGTCACTCGAAGAAGCCTACGACGAACTGAAGAAAGCTCTGGAAGAAGTTCTAAGAGAAGAAGAAAAGCCCTAA
- a CDS encoding RsmB/NOP family class I SAM-dependent RNA methyltransferase: MLQKLFSLGYSKTFAERYYQLWGERALAIAEAMERPLPRCFRVNTLRIEVPKLTKLLNKKGFQFRRVPWAREGFCLTREPFSITSTPEYLSGLLYIQEASSMYPPVALDPKPGEVVADMAAAPGGKTSYMAQLMKNEGIIYAFDVGEERLKETRLNLSRLGVTNTVLIHKSSLHIGELGVEFDKILLDAPCTGSGTIHKNPERKSNRTMEDIKFCQGLQMQMIKVALENLKPGGILVYSTCSLEPEENEFVIQWVLDSFDVELLPLRYGEPALTAPFGVELSDEIKKARRFYPDRHGTSGFFVAKLRKL, from the coding sequence ATGCTCCAGAAACTCTTCAGCCTCGGCTACTCCAAGACCTTCGCCGAAAGGTATTATCAGCTATGGGGTGAGAGGGCCTTAGCGATAGCCGAGGCCATGGAAAGGCCCCTACCGAGGTGTTTTCGCGTAAACACCCTCAGGATAGAGGTTCCCAAGCTCACAAAACTCCTCAACAAGAAGGGCTTCCAGTTCAGGCGCGTTCCGTGGGCTCGGGAAGGCTTCTGCCTTACGCGGGAGCCCTTCTCGATAACTTCAACGCCCGAATACCTGAGCGGACTGCTCTACATTCAGGAGGCCAGTTCGATGTATCCCCCCGTTGCCCTTGACCCTAAACCGGGTGAAGTTGTCGCCGACATGGCGGCCGCTCCCGGAGGTAAGACGAGCTACATGGCCCAGCTGATGAAAAACGAGGGCATCATTTACGCCTTCGACGTCGGTGAGGAGAGACTTAAGGAGACGCGCCTTAACCTCTCGCGCCTCGGCGTCACCAACACAGTTCTCATCCACAAGTCCTCGCTTCACATAGGTGAGCTTGGAGTGGAGTTCGACAAGATACTCCTCGACGCTCCCTGTACCGGCTCAGGCACAATCCACAAAAACCCGGAGCGTAAGTCCAACAGGACCATGGAGGATATAAAGTTCTGCCAGGGGCTACAGATGCAGATGATTAAGGTCGCCCTCGAAAACCTCAAACCGGGCGGAATACTTGTCTACTCCACCTGCTCCCTCGAGCCGGAAGAGAACGAGTTTGTGATTCAGTGGGTTCTGGACAGCTTTGACGTCGAGCTTCTGCCCCTCAGATACGGGGAGCCGGCTCTAACCGCTCCTTTTGGAGTTGAACTGAGTGATGAAATAAAGAAGGCAAGGCGTTTCTATCCAGACAGACACGGAACCAGCGGCTTCTTCGTGGCAAAGCTCAGGAAGCTTTAG
- a CDS encoding DUF996 domain-containing protein → MGELSNAKILGGVGALLGIVGLGFIGFILKLLAVKNISEATGNEEIFSKYLWAAILNIIAGLILFAAFLPMMGGHEKIGMASFGIGGIIAVVLMIVGVWFMKQSYDMIAEETGVGMFHTVALLYIAGAILLLIMIGALLIVIAAILEVVAFFSLPDEVPGKETTMAL, encoded by the coding sequence ATGGGGGAGCTTAGCAATGCCAAAATCCTCGGTGGGGTTGGCGCCCTGCTGGGTATCGTGGGACTTGGCTTTATAGGCTTCATACTGAAGCTGCTGGCCGTGAAGAATATATCCGAGGCTACGGGGAACGAGGAGATATTCAGCAAGTACCTCTGGGCGGCGATCTTAAACATAATAGCTGGCTTAATACTGTTCGCGGCGTTCCTCCCAATGATGGGCGGCCACGAGAAGATTGGCATGGCATCGTTCGGTATAGGCGGCATAATAGCGGTTGTCCTGATGATCGTCGGAGTCTGGTTCATGAAGCAGAGCTACGACATGATAGCAGAGGAAACCGGTGTTGGCATGTTCCACACTGTGGCACTTCTCTACATAGCCGGCGCAATCCTGCTGCTGATAATGATAGGAGCCCTGCTGATAGTCATAGCGGCCATCCTTGAGGTTGTGGCCTTCTTCTCCCTCCCGGACGAGGTTCCGGGGAAGGAGACTACCATGGCCCTCTGA